Genomic DNA from Amycolatopsis alba DSM 44262:
GCCGCGCACGAACCACGCCGGCTCGCCGTGGCTGAGCCGTTCGGTGGCTTCCGGCAGCGCGAGGCAAAGCCGTCTGAGTGAAACGAGCGGGTCACCGGCCATGATCTCAGTATCCTCGTGCCGGCCCCCGCGGGCTCGCCCGAAACCGCGGTCACCTCGCGCCACAGCCGTCTTCGATCTTCAGAAGACGACGATCAACACGCCGATCCACGCGATCACGATCCCCGCGGCCGCGCCGAAGGACGCCCACCGCACGATCGGCACCCGCCGCGCGAGCCACAGTGACGGCGTGATCCCGGCGGTCACGACGGCGGACGCGAGCAGCGCGAGCCAGCCGTTGGTCTCGCGCGCGAGGGTGTTCGCGAGCGCCAGCATCGCCACGACGACCACGGCCGCGACGAACGCGGAGACGGTCAGCCCGGTCAGCCAGGGTGTCGGTTCGCCCGCGGGGTCCGGCGTGCCGAAGAGCCGCCGCGCGAGTTCGCTGCGGGGGGCGGGGGCCGGCGGGTCGATGATGACGCGTTCGCCGGAGACGGGATCGACGAACCGCACCGAGGTGCCCATCGTGGCGGCGACCCGCTGGGCGAGCTGACGGCCTCGCTGGGAGACCACGGAAACGGCTTCGGTGCCGGACTCACCGACGACGGACGCGACACGTGCCCATTCGTGCAGCGCCTGGGCGAGGTCCGAACCGATCGCGAGTGAATGCGGGTCCACCTCGCGCGCGCTTTCGCCGCCCGGCCCGGCCAGCACCGCGCGTCCCTCACGGATCCGCAATTCCATGGGTTCTCCTCGTGATCGCTCGGGTGCTCACGATAGCGGTGGACGCGTCTCGTAGAACGCGATCGCGCCCGCGGTGGCGACATTCAGCGAATCGACGCCTTCCGGCATCGGGATCCGCACCGCGACGTCGGCGGCGGCGATGGCCTCCTCGGTCAGGCCGGGGCCTTCCGCACCCAGCATCAACGCGACCTTCTCCAGTGTTTGGTCCCGTAACTGGCGCAGCGAAACGGAATCCGCACGAGGAGTGAGGGCCGCGATACGGAAACCGCGTTCCCTCAGTAGTTCCAGGTCCTGTGGCCAGGACCCGAACGTGGCGAACGGGACACGCAGCACGTGTCCCATCGAAACGCGGACGCTGCGCCGGTACAACGGGTCCGAACAACCGCCGCCGAGCAGGACCCCGTCGACACCGAGCGCGGCCGCGTTGCGGAACAGCGAACCGAGATTCTCGTGGTCACCGACGCCTTCGAGCACCGCGAGCACCCGCGCGCCGTCGATGACGCTCTCGACCGTCGGCGGCGGGACGGGCCGGTCCGCGACGGCCAGCACCCCGCGATTCAGGTGGAAGCCGACCACTTCGGCCATCGTCTCGGCCGAGGTCACGTAGCCGGGGGCGTCGACGCCGTCCAGGTCGTCGCCCAATTCCCGGAACCGTCGCTCCACACCGAGCAGGGCGCGGACCGGATACCGGGACTTGAGCAGGCGCTCGACGACGACGGTGCCCTCGGCGATCACGAAGCCACGCCCACCTGGCCGATCGGGCCGCCGATCGGCTGTGGACAAGTCGCGGAAATCGTCGAGCCGCGGGTCGCCGGGGTCGTCGACGGTGATCAGTTCAGCCACCGGGAGAGTGTGTCATCCGCCCGCTGCGTGCCGTTTGCGTCCGAACGTCCACCGGCAGGTGGTACGAACGGACGTATTTTGCTGTAAGTTAACCCCTGGTGACAGAGAGCACCAGTTTGGCCGCTAGCCGGGCGACGGCGATGCGTGAAACCGTTGGGCCGCCTGGCAGTCCCGCCTGGATCCCGCGGAGCGTGGCCAATGAGGAGCTCGACGAACATGGGTAAGAATCTTTCGGCGGACCCCTGTGAACTGCAAGATCGCGGACGTTATCGCCGAAAGGTCCACCGCTGCCTCGACACCTTGGCGCGGATGCTCACCGATGGAAGTTTTTCCTTCCCCCGCAAGAACATCGGGCTCGAAGTCGAATTCAATCTCGTCGACGCCGAGCTGCGCCCGTCGATGACGAACACGACGGTGCTCGAAGCGCTGGACGACCCGTCGTTCACCACCGAACTCGGCCAGCACAACCTGGAGCTCAACGTGCCGCCGCGGCCGCTGGCAGGCGACTCCGCGCTGCAACTGGAGGACGACCTCCGCGCGTACCTGGACGCCGCCGGGCGCAAGGCCGACGAATCCGGCGCCTCGCTGGCGATGATCGGCATCCTCCCGACGTTGCGGCACGAGCATTTCGACCAGAAGTGGCTCACCAACAACGCCCGGTATTCACTGCTCAACGATCGGATCTTCGCCGCGCGCGGCGAGCGCACGGTGCTCTCGATGGAAGGTGCGCCACTGCCCGGCAGGCAACCCGAGCGCCTGCGCAGCTACTCCGAGTCGATCCTGCCCGAGGCCGCCTGCACCTCGGTCCAGCTGCATCTGCAGGTCGCGCCGGAGGAGTTCGCGGCGCATTGGAACGCGGCGCAGGCGCTGGCCGGGGTCCAGATCGCCGTCGGCGCGAATTCGCCGTTCCTGCTCGGCAAGACACTCTGGCACGAGACACGGATCCCGCTGTTCCTGCAGGCCACGGACACCCGGCCGGAGGAGCTGAAGAATCAGGGCGTCCGGCCGCGGGTGTGGTTCGGCGAGCGGTGGATCACGTCGATCTTCGACCTGTTCGAGGAGAACGTCCGGTATTTCCCCGGTCTGCTGCCCGAAACCGACCGGGAAGACCCGATCGAAGCGCTCGACTCCGGCCAGGCCCCGAAACTCACCGAACTCCGGATGCACAACGGCACCGTCTGGCGCTGGAACCGGCCGGTCTACGACGTCGTCGACGGCCTGCCGCATCTGCGGGTGGAGAACCGGGTGCTGCCCTCCGGGCCGACCGTGATCGACATGGTCGCGAACGCCGCCTTCTTCTACGGCGCCCAGCGGGCACTCGCCGAAGCCGACCGTCCAGTGTGGACACAGATGTCGTTCCAGGCGGCCGAGGAGAACATGTACGCGGGGGCGCGACGGGGTTTCGACGCGCAGCTGTACTGGCCGGGGATCGGCTGGATCCCGCCGGACGAACTGGTGCTGCGGGTCCTCCTGCCGCTGGCACACGAGGGGCTGCGCCGATCGGATGTTTCGGACGAGGCGAGAGAGCGCTATCTGGGCGTCATCGAGCAGCGCTGCCTCACCAGGCGGACCGGCTCGGCGTGGCAACGGGAATACGTCCTGCGCGCGGAGGAGCGCGGCGCCGAGCGGGAGACCGCGCTGAACCGGATGCTGAGCCGGTACCTGGAGCTGTCGGCCACCGGCACTCCGGTGCACACCTGGTCGCTGGAGGCTTAAGGTTCCTCCCAGGGAGGTGGGTCGTGCCCAAGATCATCGGCCGGTCGCTGGAGGAACATCGGCGCGAGGTCCGCAGCAGGGTGTTCGACGTCCTGCGCGGGCAGCTGTACGAGCGCGGATTCGACGCGATCACGCTCGCGGGGGTCGCGGCCGAAGCGGGTCTCGGCCGGACGGCGATGTACAACCACTTCCCCGACAAGGAAAGCCTGCTGGTCGCCTTCGTCGAGGACGAGGCGACGCGGTACGTCGAACGGCTGACGGCGGCCGTCGCGACCGCCGACACCCCGGTCGCGAAGCTCTCGACGTTCGTCCGGCTGCAGCTGCGGGTGCTGGCGGAGTACCACCTGCCGCCGGGGACGGCGCTCGCGTCGGCGCTGGCGCCGTCCGCGTACCGGCGGATCAGCGCACACGCCGATCCCATCACCGGCCAGCTGCGGGAGATCCTCGCCGAGGGTGTGCCGGAGGAGGATCCCGACGTGCTGATCCCGATGATCACCGCCGCGCTGGGGAGCCGTCAGGTCGTCGACGTGCCACCCGAACGGCTGGACGACGCGATCGAAGGAGCCGTTCGATTCGTGCTCAGAGCGGTCGGAATGACGGAGGACCACAAAGATTAGGGTAGCCTAACTCGCGATTGTGCCTTACGCTCTTTCTGACAGCATGTCAGATCGATGCTTGGAGGCTCTGTCCATGCCGGTGACCACCGACGTCGCATCCGGGCCGTTCTCCGCGAACCTGCGCGCCTCCACCATGGCCGCCCACGAGCGGGCCAACCACTCCGAGTACATGAACGCGCTGCTCGGCGGCGAGCTCTCGCTCGAGGGGTACACCCGGCTGGCCGTCCAGTACTACTTCATCTACCAGGCCATCGAGCGCGCCGCCGACAAGCTGGCGAAGGACCCGGTGGCGGGCAAGTTCGTCTTCGAGGAACTCCGGCGGCTGCCGAGCCTCGAACGCGACCTCGAACACCTCGTCGGCCCGGACTGGCGCGAAACCGTCCGCCCGCTGCCCTCGACCGAGCGCTACGCGCGGCGCGTGGCCGAGGCGTCGGACTGGTCCGGCGGCTTCGTCGCCCACCACTACACCCGCTACCTGGGCGACATCGCCGGCGGGCAGGTCATCCGGCGGCTGCTGGAGCGCAAGTACGAGGTGCGCGAGGCGGGATCGCTGTTCTACCACTTCAATCTGCTGGGCAGCGCGCCCAAGTTCCGGGACGACTACCGCGAACGGCTGAACTCGGCCCCGTGGAGCGAGGACGAGCGCGCGAAGCTGATCGAGGAGGCGATCGTGGCCTTCGAGTGCAACATCGCGGTGTTCGACGAGCTGGCGACCGAGCTGGACTCGTACCGGGCCGCCTGACCTCGTGAGTGGTGAAGACGGTTAGGGCCGAGGGGTGTCTTAGGTACCTACAGCGGTGCGTGGGTGGCGGTGTCGTGTGACTGGCGGGACGACTCGCGTGACTGGATGGACGACACTCGTGTTTGGAGGGACGTCTCGCTGCGTCGCCCGGCCGCGCGCGTGTCGTCCGTTCAATCACGAGTGTCGTCCATCCAGTCACACGTGCCGTCCGGCCAATCACGCGAAACGGCCAGTCTTAGATCCGTCTCGTGAGTGGTGAGGACGGTTCTCGACCGACCTCACCACTCACGAGCGCTACGCCGGCCTGCGCCTGACCACCAGCACCAGGAGCAGTCCGGCACCAAACCGAGCCCGTGCGCGGGCGGCGACGGCCAGGGCGGCACCGGCGTCGGCCCGTCCGCCTGGGTCACCAATTTCCCCGGCGGCTCCTCGCCGATCGCCGCGAAC
This window encodes:
- a CDS encoding DUF2537 domain-containing protein encodes the protein MELRIREGRAVLAGPGGESAREVDPHSLAIGSDLAQALHEWARVASVVGESGTEAVSVVSQRGRQLAQRVAATMGTSVRFVDPVSGERVIIDPPAPAPRSELARRLFGTPDPAGEPTPWLTGLTVSAFVAAVVVVAMLALANTLARETNGWLALLASAVVTAGITPSLWLARRVPIVRWASFGAAAGIVIAWIGVLIVVF
- a CDS encoding TrmH family RNA methyltransferase — protein: MAELITVDDPGDPRLDDFRDLSTADRRPDRPGGRGFVIAEGTVVVERLLKSRYPVRALLGVERRFRELGDDLDGVDAPGYVTSAETMAEVVGFHLNRGVLAVADRPVPPPTVESVIDGARVLAVLEGVGDHENLGSLFRNAAALGVDGVLLGGGCSDPLYRRSVRVSMGHVLRVPFATFGSWPQDLELLRERGFRIAALTPRADSVSLRQLRDQTLEKVALMLGAEGPGLTEEAIAAADVAVRIPMPEGVDSLNVATAGAIAFYETRPPLS
- a CDS encoding glutamate-cysteine ligase family protein; protein product: MGKNLSADPCELQDRGRYRRKVHRCLDTLARMLTDGSFSFPRKNIGLEVEFNLVDAELRPSMTNTTVLEALDDPSFTTELGQHNLELNVPPRPLAGDSALQLEDDLRAYLDAAGRKADESGASLAMIGILPTLRHEHFDQKWLTNNARYSLLNDRIFAARGERTVLSMEGAPLPGRQPERLRSYSESILPEAACTSVQLHLQVAPEEFAAHWNAAQALAGVQIAVGANSPFLLGKTLWHETRIPLFLQATDTRPEELKNQGVRPRVWFGERWITSIFDLFEENVRYFPGLLPETDREDPIEALDSGQAPKLTELRMHNGTVWRWNRPVYDVVDGLPHLRVENRVLPSGPTVIDMVANAAFFYGAQRALAEADRPVWTQMSFQAAEENMYAGARRGFDAQLYWPGIGWIPPDELVLRVLLPLAHEGLRRSDVSDEARERYLGVIEQRCLTRRTGSAWQREYVLRAEERGAERETALNRMLSRYLELSATGTPVHTWSLEA
- a CDS encoding TetR/AcrR family transcriptional regulator yields the protein MPKIIGRSLEEHRREVRSRVFDVLRGQLYERGFDAITLAGVAAEAGLGRTAMYNHFPDKESLLVAFVEDEATRYVERLTAAVATADTPVAKLSTFVRLQLRVLAEYHLPPGTALASALAPSAYRRISAHADPITGQLREILAEGVPEEDPDVLIPMITAALGSRQVVDVPPERLDDAIEGAVRFVLRAVGMTEDHKD
- a CDS encoding heme oxygenase (biliverdin-producing), yielding MPVTTDVASGPFSANLRASTMAAHERANHSEYMNALLGGELSLEGYTRLAVQYYFIYQAIERAADKLAKDPVAGKFVFEELRRLPSLERDLEHLVGPDWRETVRPLPSTERYARRVAEASDWSGGFVAHHYTRYLGDIAGGQVIRRLLERKYEVREAGSLFYHFNLLGSAPKFRDDYRERLNSAPWSEDERAKLIEEAIVAFECNIAVFDELATELDSYRAA